A window from Primulina huaijiensis isolate GDHJ02 chromosome 11, ASM1229523v2, whole genome shotgun sequence encodes these proteins:
- the LOC140987685 gene encoding LRR receptor-like serine/threonine-protein kinase FEI 2, which translates to MVEAERAEQLDWVARLNIMMGASKGLSYLHHDCSPRIIHRDIKSSNILLDGSFDVRVYEFGLAKLLDDDKSHITTIVSGTFGYMAPDRDNHELCIYIFVRLFPSFGANMWQLYGNHLQYLVSRLVCVMPFSFSRSNLSCFTTELESLDALLSIAIQCVSSIPDDRPTMHKMVQILEYEIMTPCPSDFDDSDSD; encoded by the exons ATGGTTGAAGCAGAGAGGGCTGAGCAACTAGATTGGGTTGCTCGGTTAAATATTATGATGGGAGCGTCAAAAGGCCTCTCCTATCTGCATCATGATTGTTCTCCTCGAATCATCCACCGAGATATCAAGTCAAGCAACATTTTACTTGATGGGAGTTTTGATGTTCGCGTGTATGAGTTTGGACTAGCTAAGTTATTGGACGACGATAAATCTCACATTACAACAATTGTTTCCGGAACATTTGGGTATATGGCTCCTGATAGGGACAATCATGAGTTATGTATCTATATTTTTGTTCGTCTTTTTCCATCTTTTGGTGCAAACATGTGGCAATTATATGGGAACCATCTTCAATATTTGGTGTCAAGATTGGTTTGTGTGATGCCTTTTTCCTTTAGTAGAAGTAATCTATCTTG TTTTACTACT GAATTAGAGAGCCTTGATGCTCTACTATCGATTGCCATCCAGTGTGTTTCTTCAATCCCTGATGATCGTCCCACTATGCACAAAATGGTGCAAATACTTGAATATGAGATCATGACCCCATGCCCAAGCGATTTCGATGACTCAGATTCTGATTAA